A genomic window from Schistocerca serialis cubense isolate TAMUIC-IGC-003099 chromosome 4, iqSchSeri2.2, whole genome shotgun sequence includes:
- the LOC126473864 gene encoding uncharacterized protein LOC126473864 → MLSPLMLEAAAVEEQPPPPGLQRLWARRGTLTAPPPPEEELLEDIFPPAQAEDELPVKPRCCSPQPVHAAPQLCEICQGKDACTEKSQSLYLDGAILRDIPARYVIPALKPHEIPAVGVWVDPRIVPGFRYRVHPLSSQSTRRQKYLFGGRALVLESIGRGYSRRLTFQADENNLNENSNYFWADSNPEGFAFEIEAVSAGDKFTLHDANHLPIASLEVLQCQKPQEEVRHTVLDDGVVEKTIRVRALCKAEWFDDGQAPPVVSVDGLAVVTRSRGAAAANVVRLTDVRVGSHHKRGFTLEPGVDERLRCITVRCDDIPTAYTVTGLEAYELPVVGTYVDPRIAPGFCYRVRPAGSKRHLFGGRALRLLNIGMGYGKRITFAPDPDNLNEPANYFWSDSHPDGVGFEPRAVHTGMRFAVVADGQRVGEASVFRADAAQQEEKQELVKLGNKTALTKYIHVDVTCHVSLSLTDAPEPHVMRVSGTAIIRRDPGQTEAKLIKVENVGLSSQLNILFVIQETHLEFHPL, encoded by the exons GCTGAAGATGAACTGCCAGTGAAGCCACGCTGTTGCAGCCCACAACCTGTTCATGCTGCTCCTcagttgtgtgaaatttgtcagggAAAG GATGCATGTACTGAAAAGAGTCAGTCGCTGTATCTAGATGGCGCAATTCTACGAGACATTCCAGCTCGCTATGTTATACCTGCTCTCAAACCACATGAGATTCCAGCTGTGGGAGTATGGGTAGATCCTCGTATAGTGCCAGGATTCCGATACAGAGTCCATCCTCTGTCATcccag AGCACTAGAAGGCAAAAGTATCTGttcggtggtagagcacttgtgtTGGAAAGCATTGGCCGAGGTTATTCACGAAGATTAACATTCCAAGCTGATGAAAATAATCTCAATGAAAACTCTAATTACTTCTGGGCTGATTCAAACCCTGAGGGATTTGCTTTCGAAATAGAAGCAGTGTCTGCTGGAGACAAATTCACCTTGCATGATGCCAACCATCTTCCAATTGCTTCACTTGAAGTTCTACAATGTCAG AAACCACAAGAAGAAGTAAGACATACTGTTCTTGATGATGGAGTGGTAGAGAAGACCATCCGTGTACGTGCATTGTGCAAGGCAGAATGGTTCGATGATGGTCAAGCTCCACCGGTAGTGTCTGTGGATGGTCTGGCAGTAGTAACCAGATCACGAGGTGCAGCAGCTGCCAATGTGGTTCGCCTTACTGATGTGCGTGTTGGCAGTCACCACAAACGTGGTTTCACATTGGAACCAGGAGTGGACGAAAGACTGAGGTGCATCACTGTACGCTGTGATGACATTCCTACTGCCTATACTGTCACAGGACTTGAGGCTTATGAACTCCCTGTAGTAG GTACATACGTTGACCCACGTATTGCACCTGGATTCTGTTACCGTGTACGCCCAGCTGGCAGCAAGAGGCACTTGTTCGGTGGACGTGCCCTTCGCTTGCTTAATATAGGCATGGGGTATGGAAAGAGAATAACATTTGCACCTGATCCTGACAACCTCAATGAACCAGCAAACTATTTCTGGAGTGATTCTCATCCAGATGGTGTGGGTTTTGAGCCAAGAGCTGTGCACACGGGTATGAGGTTTGCTGTTGTGGCAGATGGACAGCGTGTGGGGGAGGCTTCTGTGTTCAGAGCTGATGCGGCTCAGCAGGAGGAGAAGCAAGAGCTG gtgAAGCTCGGTAATAAGACTGCACTTACAAAATATATTCATGTGGATGTGACATGTCATGTGTCTTTGTCCTTGACTGATGCACCAGAGCCCCACGTTATGAGAGTATCAGGGACTGCTATTATTAGACGTGATCCTGGTCAGACTGAAGCCAAGCTAATTAAAGTGGAAAATGTTGGGCTGTCGTCACAACTCAACATTCTCTTTGTGATTCAAGAAACTCACCTGGAGtttcatccattgtga